One Glycine max cultivar Williams 82 chromosome 3, Glycine_max_v4.0, whole genome shotgun sequence DNA window includes the following coding sequences:
- the LOC100776340 gene encoding formin-like protein 11 has product MGLDSQAHSMVFIITILIFLSLQNAAGNENQIETISGMDENENKQTPIVENFRTLLGLNMFNTRKPCYNVADSNFVSLSPSLSPNTEAEALAPAPASELHVHPHSYHSHRNLPLHKILKEDKGMAKRTTIVAVVVPGGVATLICALGCVCVCKKFRNHKRKPNRTMPLFSKNERTGCTSTYQNSSSNVSLNSAPDLFYLTCLKQTCDTQNRSTSTHDSPKRTIYEKKVLRKEEYDKASTSSSSTKEILSVHEDLEYQCGKASSGEKTVLRGCHSLPSDNESFHSCFDTHSSVSETETLCLSPRNSISSTNQFPCPPQNSTTKVKLKPNQSQSPCIPQQDEQKKIQTCQPSIPPPPCPPPFLKGNINSAIKTPPSLLPQGKGGSSPLPKLKPLHWDKVRATPDRTMVWDKLRTSSFELDEVMIESLFGYNLQNSVKNDETKSKTPSPSKHVLEPKRFQNIAILSKALNTTAEQICEALILGKGLSLEQLEALVKMVPTKEEEAKLLSYKGDVNELGSAEKFVRAMLSVPFAFQRVETMLYRETFEDELFHLSNSFSTLEEACKELRSNRFFLKLLEAVLKTGNRMNVGTIRGGARAFKLNALLKLADVKGTDGKTTLLHFFVKEIVRSEGIKASERIMGQKSENRTEEEKEENYKRIGLELVSDLSAELCNVKKTATIDLDVLASSISNLSSGVANMQNLVKGLLCEDEKSESFVISMKWFLNYAERKVQDLQGCEGRVMARVKEITEYFHGDESKEESNPLRIFVIVRDFLEMVDNVCNELKRSSTKSPRTIRLQ; this is encoded by the exons ATGGGTCTTGATTCTCAGGCTCACAGCATGGTTTTTATCATTACCATATTGATATTCTTGTCATTGCAAAATGCAGCAGGAAATGAAAATCAGATTGAGACAATCTCAGGAATGGATGAGAATGAAAACAAGCAAACTCCTATAGTGGAAAACTTTAGAACTTTGCTTGGACTCAACATGTTCAACACAAGAAAGCCATGCTATAATGTTGCTGACTCTAACTTTGTGTCCCTCTCACCTTCTCTGTCACCCAACACCGAAGCTGAGGCTCTGGCTCCGGCTCCGGCTTCGGAGCTGCACGTGCACCCTCATTCCTATCACTCACATAGGAACTTGCCACTTCACAAGATTCTAAAAGAAGATAAAGGCATGGCAAAAAGAACAACAATAGTAGCTGTTGTAGTACCTGGTGGAGTTGCTACCTTAATTTGTGCACTTGGGTGTGTCTGTGTTTGCAAGAAATTCAGAAATCACAAAAGGAAACCCAATAGGACAATGCCACTCTTCAGCAAGAACGAAAGAACAGGATGTACGTCTACGTACCAAAATTCATCAAGCAATGTGAGTTTAAACTCTGCCCCTGATCTGTTTTACCTCACTTGTTTGAAACAAACTTGTGACACACAAAATAGAAGTACTTCAACCCATGATTCCCCCAAACGTACAATTTATGAGAAGAAAGTGTTGCGTAAAGAAGAATATGACAAGGCTAGCACTAGTAGCTCTTCCACAAAGGAAATTCTCTCTGTTCATGAGGATTTGGAATATCAATGTGGCAAAGCTTCATCTGGAGAAAAAACTGTCCTTCGAGGATGCCATAGCCTTCCATCAGACAACGAAAGTTTTCATTCATGTTTTGATACTCACTCATCAGTAAGTGAAACAGAAACATTGTGTCTCTCTCCTAGAAATTCAATCTCTTCAACAAATCAATTTCCTTGCCCCCCTCAGAATTCAACTACAAAGGTAAAACTAAAACCTAACCAATCGCAATCACCATGCATTCCGCAACAAGATGAACAAAAGAAGATTCAAACTTGTCAACCTAGCATTCCTCCCCCACCATGTCCACCTCCATTTTTGAAAGGAAACATTAACAGTGCAATCAAAACTCCACCTTCTCTACTTCCTCAAGGTAAGGGTGGAAGTTCTCCACTGCCAAAACTCAAACCACTTCACTGGGACAAAGTAAGAGCCACGCCAGATCGAACAATGGTGTGGGATAAGCTACGAACAAGCTCATTTGA GTTGGACGAGGTAATGATCGAGTCACTCTTTGGCTACAATTTACAAAACTCAGTGAAGAACGACGAAACAAAGAGCAAAACCCCGTCTCCTAGCAAGCATGTACTTGAGCCAAAACGGTTTCAAAACATAGCAATTCTCTCCAAAGCTCTAAATACCACAGCTGAACAAATATGCGAAGCCCTGATACTAG gGAAAGGCTTGTCTTTGGAACAACTAGAGGCACTGGTGAAAATGGTACCCACGAAGGAAGAAGAGGCTAAGCTCTTAAGCTACAAAGGAGACGTCAATGAACTAGGGTCTGCTGAAAAGTTTGTGAGAGCAATGCTTAGCGTACCATTTGCCTTTCAACGAGTGGAAACCATGCTTTACAGAGAGACTTTCGAAGATGAACTATTTCACCTCAGTAACTCTTTTTCAACGCTAGAG GAAGCGTGCAAGGAACTAAGGTCAAACAGGTTCTTCTTGAAATTGCTGGAAGCAGTGCTGAAAACAGGAAACCGCATGAACGTTGGGACAATCAGGGGAGGTGCCAGAGCCTTCAAACTCAACGCCCTTCTGAAGCTTGCTGATGTTAAAGGAACAGATGGTAAAACAACCTTGCTCCATTTCTTTGTTAAGGAGATTGTTCGCTCGGAAGGAATCAAGGCTTCAGAGAGGATCATGGGGCAGAAAAGCGAAAACAGAACGgaggaagagaaggaagaaaattataaaagaataggACTAGAACTTGTTTCTGATCTAAGTGCTGAGTTATGCAATGTTAAGAAGACAGCCACAATTGACTTGGATGTTCTTGCAAGCTCTATCTCAAACCTATCAAGTGGAGTGGCTAACATGCAGAACCTGGTAAAGGGTCTTTTGTGTGAGGATGAAAAGAGTGAGAGCTTTGTCATTTCTATGAAGTGGTTTCTGAACTATGCAGAGAGAAAGGTACAGGACCTGCAAGGATGTGAAGGGAGAGTCATGGCTCGTGTCAAAGAAATAACAGAGTATTTTCATGGGGATGAGAGTAAAGAAGAGTCGAATCCACTTCGAATCTTTGTGATCGTGAGGGACTTTCTGGAGATGGTAGATAATGTTTGCAATGAGCTTAAAAGGTCGTCTACGAAATCACCTCGCACCATTCGGTTACAGTAG